The Macaca fascicularis isolate 582-1 chromosome 11, T2T-MFA8v1.1 genome includes a region encoding these proteins:
- the OGFOD2 gene encoding 2-oxoglutarate and iron-dependent oxygenase domain-containing protein 2 isoform X1, whose amino-acid sequence MATVAAPRRFCRCACFYTDNLYVARYGLHVRFRGEQQLLRDYGPILRSRGCVSAKDFQQLLAEWPQEDGRPHLVTALCHPSWSRRWSGGSGSGRSQRLGKPSSRVPTTQRGLRSMTHCRMQLWPPSFWPRLSTVCPRAQTSRAFSSGWRRYQQELEGSVGPACQEQDICIHSIPAMSLVSSFLPSHLPSCPHPANREKRIYRVPVFTAPFCQALLEELEHFEQSDMPKGRPNTMNNYGVLLHELGLDEPLMTPLRERFLQPLMALLYPDCGGGRLDSHRAFVVKYALGQDLELGCHYDNAELTLNVALGKVFTGGALYFGGLFQAPTALTEPLEVEHVVGQGVLHRGGQLHGARPLGTGERWNLVVWLRASAVRNRLCPMCRCEPDLVDDEGFSDGFTREEPTAVDVCALT is encoded by the exons ATGGCGACGGTGGCGGCTCCGCGGCGCTTCTGCCGCTGCGCCTGCTTCTACACGGATAACTTGTACGTGGCGCGCTATGGGCTGCACGTGCGCTTCCGAGGCGAGCAGCAGCTGCTCCGGGACTACGGCCCG ATCCTGCGCAGCCGAGGCTGTGTTAGCGCCAAGGACTTCCAGCAGCTGTTAGCAGAG TGGCCTCAGGAGGATGGGAGGCCCCACCTGGTAACAGCCTTGTGCCACCCCAGCTGGAGCAGGAGGTGGAGCGGCGGCAGCGGCTCGGGCCGGAGTCAGCGGCTAGGAAAGCCCTCATCGCGAGTTCCTACCACCCAGCGCGGCCTGAGGTCTATGACTCACTGCAG GATGCAGCTCTGGCCCCCGAGTTTCTGGCCGCGGCTGAGTACAGTGTGTCCCCGGGCGCAGACCTCAAGGGCCTTCTCCAGCGGCTGGAGACGGTATCAG CAGGAGCTGGAAGGGTCAGTGGGACCAGCCTGCCAGGAACAGGACATCTGCATTCATTCAATACCTGCCATGAGCCTGGtatcttcattccttccttcacaCCTTCCTTCGTGCCCTCATCCAGCAAATA GGGAGAAGCGCATCTACCGGGTGCCTGTGTTCACAGCACCCTTCTGCCAGGCCCTGCTGGAAGAGCTGGAGCACTTCGAGCAGTCGGACATGCCTAAGGGGAGGCCCAACACCATGAACAACTACGGG GTGCTACTGCACGAGCTCGGACTGGACGAGCCGCTGATGACACCACTGCGGGAGCGCTTTCTGCAGCCACTGATGGCCCTGCTGTACCCTGACTGTGGCGGGGGCCGGCTCGACAGCCACCGGGCCTTTGTGGTCAAATACGCACTGGGCCAGGACCTCGAGCTGGGCTGCCACTATGATAATGCCGAGCTCACCCTcaatgtggccttgggcaaggtCTTCACAGGGGGCGCCCTGTATTTTGGGGGCCTCTTCCAG GCACCCACAGCCCTGACGGAGCCCCTGGAGGTGGAGCACGTGGTGGGCCAGGGTGTTCTCCACCGTGGCGGCCAGCTACATGGGGCCCGGCCCTTGGGCACTGGTGAGCGTTGGAACCTGGTCGTCTGGCTCCGAGCCTCTGCCGTGCGCAACCGCCTCTGTCCCATGTGCCGCTGTGAGCCCGACCTGGTGGATGATGAGGGCTTCAGTGATGGCTTCACCCGAGAGGAGCCGACCGCGGTGGATGTGTGTGCGCTCACCTGA
- the OGFOD2 gene encoding 2-oxoglutarate and iron-dependent oxygenase domain-containing protein 2 isoform X2: MATVAAPRRFCRCACFYTDNLYVARYGLHVRFRGEQQLLRDYGPILRSRGCVSAKDFQQLLAELEQEVERRQRLGPESAARKALIASSYHPARPEVYDSLQDAALAPEFLAAAEYSVSPGADLKGLLQRLETVSGEKRIYRVPVFTAPFCQALLEELEHFEQSDMPKGRPNTMNNYGVLLHELGLDEPLMTPLRERFLQPLMALLYPDCGGGRLDSHRAFVVKYALGQDLELGCHYDNAELTLNVALGKVFTGGALYFGGLFQAPTALTEPLEVEHVVGQGVLHRGGQLHGARPLGTGERWNLVVWLRASAVRNRLCPMCRCEPDLVDDEGFSDGFTREEPTAVDVCALT; the protein is encoded by the exons ATGGCGACGGTGGCGGCTCCGCGGCGCTTCTGCCGCTGCGCCTGCTTCTACACGGATAACTTGTACGTGGCGCGCTATGGGCTGCACGTGCGCTTCCGAGGCGAGCAGCAGCTGCTCCGGGACTACGGCCCG ATCCTGCGCAGCCGAGGCTGTGTTAGCGCCAAGGACTTCCAGCAGCTGTTAGCAGAG CTGGAGCAGGAGGTGGAGCGGCGGCAGCGGCTCGGGCCGGAGTCAGCGGCTAGGAAAGCCCTCATCGCGAGTTCCTACCACCCAGCGCGGCCTGAGGTCTATGACTCACTGCAG GATGCAGCTCTGGCCCCCGAGTTTCTGGCCGCGGCTGAGTACAGTGTGTCCCCGGGCGCAGACCTCAAGGGCCTTCTCCAGCGGCTGGAGACGGTATCAG GGGAGAAGCGCATCTACCGGGTGCCTGTGTTCACAGCACCCTTCTGCCAGGCCCTGCTGGAAGAGCTGGAGCACTTCGAGCAGTCGGACATGCCTAAGGGGAGGCCCAACACCATGAACAACTACGGG GTGCTACTGCACGAGCTCGGACTGGACGAGCCGCTGATGACACCACTGCGGGAGCGCTTTCTGCAGCCACTGATGGCCCTGCTGTACCCTGACTGTGGCGGGGGCCGGCTCGACAGCCACCGGGCCTTTGTGGTCAAATACGCACTGGGCCAGGACCTCGAGCTGGGCTGCCACTATGATAATGCCGAGCTCACCCTcaatgtggccttgggcaaggtCTTCACAGGGGGCGCCCTGTATTTTGGGGGCCTCTTCCAG GCACCCACAGCCCTGACGGAGCCCCTGGAGGTGGAGCACGTGGTGGGCCAGGGTGTTCTCCACCGTGGCGGCCAGCTACATGGGGCCCGGCCCTTGGGCACTGGTGAGCGTTGGAACCTGGTCGTCTGGCTCCGAGCCTCTGCCGTGCGCAACCGCCTCTGTCCCATGTGCCGCTGTGAGCCCGACCTGGTGGATGATGAGGGCTTCAGTGATGGCTTCACCCGAGAGGAGCCGACCGCGGTGGATGTGTGTGCGCTCACCTGA
- the OGFOD2 gene encoding 2-oxoglutarate and iron-dependent oxygenase domain-containing protein 2 isoform X3 gives MTHCRMQLWPPSFWPRLSTVCPRAQTSRAFSSGWRRYQQELEGSVGPACQEQDICIHSIPAMSLVSSFLPSHLPSCPHPANREKRIYRVPVFTAPFCQALLEELEHFEQSDMPKGRPNTMNNYGVLLHELGLDEPLMTPLRERFLQPLMALLYPDCGGGRLDSHRAFVVKYALGQDLELGCHYDNAELTLNVALGKVFTGGALYFGGLFQAPTALTEPLEVEHVVGQGVLHRGGQLHGARPLGTGERWNLVVWLRASAVRNRLCPMCRCEPDLVDDEGFSDGFTREEPTAVDVCALT, from the exons ATGACTCACTGCAG GATGCAGCTCTGGCCCCCGAGTTTCTGGCCGCGGCTGAGTACAGTGTGTCCCCGGGCGCAGACCTCAAGGGCCTTCTCCAGCGGCTGGAGACGGTATCAG CAGGAGCTGGAAGGGTCAGTGGGACCAGCCTGCCAGGAACAGGACATCTGCATTCATTCAATACCTGCCATGAGCCTGGtatcttcattccttccttcacaCCTTCCTTCGTGCCCTCATCCAGCAAATA GGGAGAAGCGCATCTACCGGGTGCCTGTGTTCACAGCACCCTTCTGCCAGGCCCTGCTGGAAGAGCTGGAGCACTTCGAGCAGTCGGACATGCCTAAGGGGAGGCCCAACACCATGAACAACTACGGG GTGCTACTGCACGAGCTCGGACTGGACGAGCCGCTGATGACACCACTGCGGGAGCGCTTTCTGCAGCCACTGATGGCCCTGCTGTACCCTGACTGTGGCGGGGGCCGGCTCGACAGCCACCGGGCCTTTGTGGTCAAATACGCACTGGGCCAGGACCTCGAGCTGGGCTGCCACTATGATAATGCCGAGCTCACCCTcaatgtggccttgggcaaggtCTTCACAGGGGGCGCCCTGTATTTTGGGGGCCTCTTCCAG GCACCCACAGCCCTGACGGAGCCCCTGGAGGTGGAGCACGTGGTGGGCCAGGGTGTTCTCCACCGTGGCGGCCAGCTACATGGGGCCCGGCCCTTGGGCACTGGTGAGCGTTGGAACCTGGTCGTCTGGCTCCGAGCCTCTGCCGTGCGCAACCGCCTCTGTCCCATGTGCCGCTGTGAGCCCGACCTGGTGGATGATGAGGGCTTCAGTGATGGCTTCACCCGAGAGGAGCCGACCGCGGTGGATGTGTGTGCGCTCACCTGA
- the OGFOD2 gene encoding 2-oxoglutarate and iron-dependent oxygenase domain-containing protein 2 isoform X4: MPKGRPNTMNNYGVLLHELGLDEPLMTPLRERFLQPLMALLYPDCGGGRLDSHRAFVVKYALGQDLELGCHYDNAELTLNVALGKVFTGGALYFGGLFQAPTALTEPLEVEHVVGQGVLHRGGQLHGARPLGTGERWNLVVWLRASAVRNRLCPMCRCEPDLVDDEGFSDGFTREEPTAVDVCALT, from the exons ATGCCTAAGGGGAGGCCCAACACCATGAACAACTACGGG GTGCTACTGCACGAGCTCGGACTGGACGAGCCGCTGATGACACCACTGCGGGAGCGCTTTCTGCAGCCACTGATGGCCCTGCTGTACCCTGACTGTGGCGGGGGCCGGCTCGACAGCCACCGGGCCTTTGTGGTCAAATACGCACTGGGCCAGGACCTCGAGCTGGGCTGCCACTATGATAATGCCGAGCTCACCCTcaatgtggccttgggcaaggtCTTCACAGGGGGCGCCCTGTATTTTGGGGGCCTCTTCCAG GCACCCACAGCCCTGACGGAGCCCCTGGAGGTGGAGCACGTGGTGGGCCAGGGTGTTCTCCACCGTGGCGGCCAGCTACATGGGGCCCGGCCCTTGGGCACTGGTGAGCGTTGGAACCTGGTCGTCTGGCTCCGAGCCTCTGCCGTGCGCAACCGCCTCTGTCCCATGTGCCGCTGTGAGCCCGACCTGGTGGATGATGAGGGCTTCAGTGATGGCTTCACCCGAGAGGAGCCGACCGCGGTGGATGTGTGTGCGCTCACCTGA
- the ARL6IP4 gene encoding LOW QUALITY PROTEIN: ADP-ribosylation factor-like protein 6-interacting protein 4 (The sequence of the model RefSeq protein was modified relative to this genomic sequence to represent the inferred CDS: inserted 1 base in 1 codon) — translation MKRTATIWVTHLKIRGLPYCSLEFGLPGKVGPPAPCPCCTDQLEQNPGFPPDGPGXHARAHCQDLSGPYGHEFATSESLGGLVGKTRASHSGAHSRTEKTAPAGEEGGAREGRLLPRAPGAWVLRERTERAALEAGAASADTGLRGCGARGPAPLLASAGGGRAQDGTWGVRTKGSGAALPGRTASSAAPRPEAFSPPLPLEKAWGGLSGPQGGQARGAMAHVGSRKRSRSRSRSRGRGSEKRKKKSRKDASASQGRKASTALGAEERSKHKARRRPRSSSSSSSSSSSSSSSSSSSSSSSSDGRKKRGKYKDKKRRRKKKKKKLKKKGKEKVEAQQVEALPGPSLDQWHRSAGEEEDGPVLTDEQKSRIQAMKPMTKEEWDARQSIIRKVVDPETGRTRLIKGDGEVLEEIVTKERHREINKQATRGDGLAFQMRAGLLP, via the exons ATGAAGCGCACAGCCACGATTTGGGTTACACATTTGAAAATCAGGGGGCTTCCATATTGCAGTCTTGAGTTCGGTCTCCCTGGGAAGGTGGGGCCACCAGCCCCATGCCCCTGTTGCACGGATCAGCTGGAGCAGAATCCCGGCTTCCCTCCGGATGGGCCTG TCCATGCCCGCGCTCACTGCCAAGATCTCTCTGGCCCCTACGGACACGAGTTTGCGACCTCTGAGTCACTGGGTGGGCTCGTCGGAAAGACCCGGGCGTCTCACTCTGGAGCTCACAGTCGTACGGAGAAGACAGCACCAGCCGGGGAGGAGGGCGGCGCGCGCGAGGGTCGCCTTCTTCCCAGGGCACCGGGGGCGTGGGTGCTGCGGGAGCGCACCGAAAGGGCAGCCTTGGAAGCGGGCGCAGCTTCGGCAGACACAGGCCTGAGGGGCTGCGGAGCTCGAGG CCCGGCGCCCCTCCTTGCCTCTGCGGGAGGTGGGCGCGCCCAAGACGGAACCTGGGGCGTCAGAACGAAAGGCAGTGGCGCCGCGCTTCCCGGCCGGACAGCCTCCAGCGCAGCGCCCCGGCCGGAAGCCTTCTCGCCGCCGCTTCCTCTCGAGAAGGCGTGGGGCGGGCTGTCCGGCCCGCAGGGCGGTCAAG CCCGCGGCGCCATGGCTCACGTCGGCTCCCGCAAGCGCTCGAGGAGTCGCAGCCGGTCCCGGGGACGGGGGtcggaaaagagaaagaagaagagcaGGAAGGACGCCTCCGCATCCCAAGGTCGCAAGGCCAGCACGGCCCTCGGGGCGGAGG AGAGAAGCAAGCACAAGGCCCGGAGGAGACCACGatccagctcctcctcctcctcttccagttctagctcctcttcttcctcctcgtcctcctcctcttcctccagtgATGGCCGGAAGAAGCGGGGGAAGTACAAGGacaagaagaggaggaggaagaagaagaagaagaagctgaAGAAGAAGGGCAAGGAGAAGGTGGAAGCACAGCAAGTGGAGGCTCTGCCGGGCCCCTCGCTGGACCAGTGGCACCGATCAgctggggaggaagaggatggCCCAG TCCTGACGGATGAGCAGAAGTCCCGAATCCAGGCCATGAAGCCCATGACCAAGGAGGAGTGGGATGCCCGGCAGAGCATAATCCGCAAGGTGGTGGACCCCGAGACGGGGCGCACCAG gctAATTAAGGGAGATGGTGAGGTCCTAGAGGAAATCGTAACCAAAGAACGACACAGAGAGATCAACAAG CAAGCCACCCGCGGGGACGGCCTGGCCTTCCAGATGCGAGCTGGGTTGCTTCCCTGA